A region of Vigna radiata var. radiata cultivar VC1973A chromosome 6, Vradiata_ver6, whole genome shotgun sequence DNA encodes the following proteins:
- the LOC106764409 gene encoding uncharacterized protein LOC106764409 isoform X2 codes for MVGGHFNTILHATSRSSLLKSTTSKPFFNYTIKSYGQASNGNRSRLMEEXAPSTAEEFQRVAEEKARETKEGVATQNVDKLFDGAQIGESKIGSVKN; via the exons ATGGTTGGTGGTCATTTCAACACCATTCTCCATGCCACTTCAAGATCATCCTTGCTAAAATCCACTACCAGTAAGCCATTCTTCAACTACACAATCAAG AGTTATGGACAAGCAAGCAATGGAAACCGTAGCCGTTTGATGGAAGAGAGNGCACCCTCCACAGCTGAAGAATTCCAAAGAGTTGCAGAGGAAAAAGCCAGGGAGACGAAGGAAGGAGTAGCAACTCAGAATGTTGACAAGTTATTTGATGGTGCACAAATTGGTGAATCCAAGATTGGATCTGTCAAGAACTGA
- the LOC106764409 gene encoding uncharacterized protein LOC106764409 isoform X1, giving the protein MVGGHFNTILHATSRSSLLKSTTSKPFFNYTIKNLYQSYGQASNGNRSRLMEEXAPSTAEEFQRVAEEKARETKEGVATQNVDKLFDGAQIGESKIGSVKN; this is encoded by the exons ATGGTTGGTGGTCATTTCAACACCATTCTCCATGCCACTTCAAGATCATCCTTGCTAAAATCCACTACCAGTAAGCCATTCTTCAACTACACAATCAAG AATTTGTATCAGAGTTATGGACAAGCAAGCAATGGAAACCGTAGCCGTTTGATGGAAGAGAGNGCACCCTCCACAGCTGAAGAATTCCAAAGAGTTGCAGAGGAAAAAGCCAGGGAGACGAAGGAAGGAGTAGCAACTCAGAATGTTGACAAGTTATTTGATGGTGCACAAATTGGTGAATCCAAGATTGGATCTGTCAAGAACTGA